gttattgttattaataatgtcgTATCAGACGAGTGTGGCACAGGATTCACTGGCTGCAGCCCAGTTGGAAATGACCGGTAACCCTAATGCTTTGGCGCTTCGTCGGCCATTCGACCCTGTGGCTCATGACTTGGAAGCCAGTTTTAGATTGACAAGATTTGCTGACTTAAAGGGAAGAAGTTGTAAGGTACCTCAAGATGTACTATCCAAACTTGTCGAATCATTACAGCAAGATTATTCTCAACAAGACCAGGATCAATTTATGCATGTGGCGATCCCGCGCATCGGCATTGGCTTGGATTGTTCTGTTACGCCGCTTCGACATGGGGGTCTCTGTTTAGTGCAAACCACGGACTTTTTCTATCCTCTAGTGGATGATCCCTATATGATGGGGAAAATAGCGTGCGCTAATGTTTTGAGTGATTTGTATGCTATGGGGGTAACTGAATGTGACAATATGCTAATGCTACTGGGCGTCTCGACTAAAATGACTGAAAAGGAGCGTGATGTTGTGATTCCATTGATTATGCGTGGTTTCAAGGATTCAGCTCTAGAAGCTGGTACCTCAGTTACTGGAGGACAAACTGTTATTAATCCATGGTGTACAATCGGAGGGGTAGCAACAACTATCTGTCAACCCAATGAGTACATTGTACCAGACAATGCTGTTATGGGCGATGTTCTCGTTTTAACTAAGCCTCTTGGTACACAAGTGGCTGTGAATGCTCATCAATGGCTTGACCAACCCGAGCGCTGGAATAGGATCAAATTGGTTGTGTCTGAAGAAGACGTAAGAAAAGCTTATCACCGTGCTATGGATTCTATGAGCAGACTTAATAGAATTGCAGCAAGACTTATGCATAAATACAATGCTCATGGCTCCACTGATGTCACTGGATTTGGCCTGCTGGGTCACGCTCAGAACCTTGCATCACATCAAAAGAATGAAGTGTCATTTGTTATTCACAACTTACCAGTGATCGCTAAGATGGCAGCTGTTGCTAAAGCTTGTGGTAATATGTTCCAATTATTGCAAGGGCATGCTCCCGAAACTTCTGGTGGACTGCTCATCTGCTTACCAAGAGAACAAGCGGCAGCATATTGTAAAGACATTGAAAAGCAGGAAGGTTATCAAGCTTGGATCATTGGTATTGTTGAGAAAGGCAATCGTACAGCCCGAATTATTGACAAACCCCGAGTAATTGAAGTACCAGCTaaggattaattaaaaacatttgagacattgattataattttaaag
The Zerene cesonia ecotype Mississippi chromosome 14, Zerene_cesonia_1.1, whole genome shotgun sequence DNA segment above includes these coding regions:
- the LOC119831682 gene encoding inactive selenide, water dikinase-like protein yields the protein MSYQTSVAQDSLAAAQLEMTGNPNALALRRPFDPVAHDLEASFRLTRFADLKGRSCKVPQDVLSKLVESLQQDYSQQDQDQFMHVAIPRIGIGLDCSVTPLRHGGLCLVQTTDFFYPLVDDPYMMGKIACANVLSDLYAMGVTECDNMLMLLGVSTKMTEKERDVVIPLIMRGFKDSALEAGTSVTGGQTVINPWCTIGGVATTICQPNEYIVPDNAVMGDVLVLTKPLGTQVAVNAHQWLDQPERWNRIKLVVSEEDVRKAYHRAMDSMSRLNRIAARLMHKYNAHGSTDVTGFGLLGHAQNLASHQKNEVSFVIHNLPVIAKMAAVAKACGNMFQLLQGHAPETSGGLLICLPREQAAAYCKDIEKQEGYQAWIIGIVEKGNRTARIIDKPRVIEVPAKD